From the genome of Aquila chrysaetos chrysaetos chromosome 8, bAquChr1.4, whole genome shotgun sequence:
AGAGGAGGGGGACCAGGGGATGGGACGCAGCCATTCACCGACtctgctctctctttcctctctccctccaacCCAACAAGCAGCTGGGAGCGTCCAGCCCTGTGGGAAAtccaggacccccaggtccccccGGGCAGCCTGGCCTGCCCGGACCCCCAGGCTACCCAGGCCATGAAGGCCCCCCAGGGGTCCCTGGGCGGGAGGGGCAGCCGGGACCCCCTGGTCTGCAGGGGGCTGTGGGACCACCCGGTTTCCCTGGGGCTGAAGGACCTCCAGGGTCTCCAGGCTCGGCTGGGCCAGACGGACCCCCGGGGGCACCAGGGCTCCCAGGGCCACAGGGTCCCCCCGGGGTGCCTGGGCATGAAGGACCCCCTGGTCCCGCAGGACCTGCATCGCTCCCTGGCAAACCAGGGCTCCGAGGGGAGCCGGGATTCCCCGGACTAAAGGTAAGGGGGGATTCCCACCCCAGCCCATCCATGGCCCTGGGGCCAGAGCCCTGCCGCTGTGGGGCCCAGGGGGACACGGGGTGCTGAGCCCCCGTGCTCACCACCCCGTGTGCCATGTGCCGGCAGGGTGAGAAGGGCGAACGTGGACTACCGGGCATGCCGGGGAGCCCTGGCCGGACCGGAGAGACGGGCTCCCCAGGCATGCCCGGTCCCATGGGGCCGCCGGGGCCACCGGGGGACTACAGGGTGAGTAGGGGGTCCCAGGGCTGTGGGTGTTCAggggcggggggcagccccTCACGCTCACCCCGGCACATCCTCTCCTTCCAGTGCGACTCGCGCCACGCAGGGCACCGTGGATCGGCCGGGCCACCGGGCCCCAAGGTGAGCCGGGGGAGCGGGCACCGTGGGTGACGGGTGGTAGGAGCGGGGGCACAGGGACGGCATCGGCTGTGGCCGTTCCCCAGTGCCGGCGCCCAGACCACACAGCTCCGTGGCGGGTGTCACCCCGTGGAGCGACACACGGTGCTGTGCCAGGGGGCCGGGAGTGCCCGGGAAGCCCTGGAGCAGGGACACTGATGGGaactctctgctttccttccaggGAGAAAAGGGTGACCCTGGAGAGCGGGTTTGTAGCCGCAGGCACCGGCGcggggggagctggctggggagggtcCTGTCCGCACACCCTGAGTGTGAACCCGAGCCCCATGCGCTGCCTCCGCTCCCCCACTGCCCTCTCTCTGCCAGGGCAGTGCCAGCCTTCGGCTCACCCCGGTGGCACTGTCGAAGTCCCCAAATGGGctggggcactggggggggggcaggcagcgaGTCACACCATCCCCTGGGGGACGTGCAGATGCACACACTCATGCACACACGGAGCGTGCACACCCATGCAAGCATGCAGTGCACCCATGCATGCACACAGCACACACCTGTGCACAGCTGTGCACGCACACAGCGTGCACACATATCCGTCCCCACCACCCAGCACAGGGTCTAATCGTGCCTCTCTCTGCGGCTCACCCAGGGGTGCTGCTACGGGGAACACGGATGCAAACCAGGccacctccctttccccagcactGGCAGCCAGTCCGGCTCCTGGGTGCCCATCAGTGGGTACCAAACGGTGAGTCCTCAGGGCTCGGGGGGCCCCGTCATGGCGAGGGTTGCCCAGGGACCCCAGCCTGGCCTTGGGGACCCTGCTGCCGGAGCCCAGGCGGCTCTGCATgccccacagcacagctgaCCCCACCAGCAGCCCCGCAGGGCTCACAGCcccagctgggatggagggatggaagatggagggatggaggatggAGAGGGGGAGGATGGAGATCAGTCTcaatcttctctttctctgcagggtGGCAAAGAGGAGCCAGAAATTTACGGAGCGATCATACCCCATGTGAGAGACACTGCCTGGCTTGCATCTGCGCGCTGCCCTGGCCCGGGGAGGTTCAGCCCCGGGAGGGGAACGGAGCGGGAAGGATGAGGGACAGCAATGGGGTGTCTTATAGCTGCCCTCCCAAAAGGCAGCACCAAAATAGCCCAGTCCAACCTCCACACTGCTCTACTGCAGGGTCTTCGAGGTCCCCCCGGGAACCCTGGCCCACctggcccccccggcccccccggaGCACCAGGTCTCCTCTACCTCAACGTAAGGTCCAGCATGGGCTGTGTACATGCCTGTGCCAGAGCACGCATATGCGTGAGCATGCACGGCATGAGGGGCTCCCCACAAACCTGCCTGTCTTTGCTTCCAGAGGATCTACCCCATCCGTGCCCCGCCGCCCTGCAAGCAGCCGGTAAGCCACGGCCTCGCTGTCCCCGAGAGAGaccctgtcccctccccatgCACCGGGACGGGCATCCCTGTGCACGGCAGCAGTAACAGGCCCCCCCCCTTGCCTTCGCAGGCAGCTGCCGACGCAGGCTGGGCAGCAGGTAAGGGCATTTCTCAGGTGTTTCGGGGGGTCCAGCCTCCACAGAAACACCTTTTGTGAAGTCTTGCCTCCCTTCCCGGGTGCCAGGGCCACGCCACCCTGCATGGGTCCCTGGCACCGCAGCTGGTTCTCCCACCCGGCTCCCATGGGAGCATCTAGCCCCTGTGCCAGGGCACCTTGTGACCCCCCACCCTCTCCGGGCTCTCTAGATGCTGACATCCCTCAGACGGAGCCGCCGGACCCCCACGCCGATCTCCGGGTGCGTCCTGGCTGCGGCCGCGGGCAAGCCCCCCAGGCTGTCCAGCTGCCCCACGCGCCCCGGCTGGGCCGTGaacctctccatccctcccagcGCCAGACGTGGGTCTTCAGGTCCAAGGAGCTGATGCTGAAGTCGGGCAGCGCCGTGCCCGAGGGGAGCCTGGTCTACGTGCGGGAAGGGAGCAGTGCCTACCTCCGGACCCCCACCGGCTGGAGCCGCCTCCTGGTACCGTGCACCGAGGACGCCCCTCGGGGTCCCTCGCAGGGAGGGGGGGTCCgggctccagccctggcagctgGCACCGGGCTGGATTTGGCCCTGGAACAGCAGAGCTCGGGGAAGGAGCTGGTTCCCTCCTAACCCGTCTCTCTGGTCGTTGCATTGAGCAGCTGGAGGATTCGGAATCGCTCTTTGTCGGTGATGACCCCTCCGCCTCCACCCCACGGTACCAGGTGAGGGGTGCGGGCAGCCGCCGGGTCCGCTCACGTCCCAGCAAGGGACAAGAGCCCTCCTTTGcctgccgggggggggacaggcCCCTGCGGGACTGTCGTCTCCTTTCCATCCAGGAGGCGAAGCAGGTGAAGACGAGAGGTCCTGACGTGGGGCTGCCCGCGCTGGCCCCGACGGACTCGCTGGTGAGCCCTGCTGCGGCTCCGGCCGCGCCAGGAGGGACGTGCCGTGGAGACGGGCTGTTGGCGGGGCAGTGCCAGCCCGGCACACGCAGAGCCTGGGGTCGTGTTGGTCTGGGGAGGGTGCTGCACCCACGGCACAAGGATGGGTGTCCCTGGGCTGACCTGAGCTGTGTTATTCCAGGTCCAGAAGGAGGAGGGACAAGGGCTGCCCCAGATCCTGCCAACCACCATCGCACCGCGGATCCCATCAGTAAGCAACGCCCGGCCCTGGGGGTGGGAGACAAGTGGCCTAGCCATGGGAGAGCGGGGAGAGGTGCCCGGGGGACCCCCTCCATGCCTGGCCAGCACCGTCGGAGACTCGCACCCTCCCAGGAAGGGGGGAGCAGAGACCTCGATGTCTGGCCATGCCTGAGCCTCCTCGCTGCCCTGCCTCCCGTCCCCAGCTCCGTCTGGCCGCCCTGAACGTTCCCCTCGCTGGCGACATGAGCGGGATCCGAGGTGCCGACCTACAGTGCTACCGGCAGTCCCAGGAGGCTCGGCTCTACGGCACTTTCCGGGCGTTCCTGTCGGCCCCCGCCCAGGACCTGGTCTCCATCGTCAAGAGGACAGACAGGACCCTCCCCGTCGTCAACACGAAGGCAGGTACCCCCGTCCCCcgtgggggctgcaggcagcaaagcccTGTGGCCCCTGGTGAGCCTCGGTGGGGGGATCCTTGCCCGGTCCTGCTGCACGCCGGCCGTGCTTGGCACTTGCATtttggggagctgggaggaacCGAGGGCAAGTTATTGCCCACAAGGGCAtcgccccggcccccggctcAGCACCGCTGCTTGCACCCGCAGGGCCAGCTGCTGGCCAAGTCCTGGAGCTCCCTCTTCGAGGGCCAGGCTGGTGCCGCCCCACGGGGCCCCATCTACTCCTTCAACGGGCGCAATGTCCTGATGGATCCCCTCTGGTGAGTCCAGCCACAGGGTGATCGCCGGCAGGGCATCCCTGAGCAAATGCACCCATGCCAGGAACCGGGGTGGGTAAGGGGGGCTGCAGTcggttccccccctccccgcccctgGCGCTTGCATGgatgcaggagctgctgcaaagAGCTGGAGGTGTCCCGGAGggtgtccccccagcccctctcacCCCCATCCCCGTCTGCAGGCCCCAACGGCTGGCCTGGCACGGATCCACGCAGCGGGGCGGCCAAGCCCGCAAGCGGGATTGCCAGGGCTGGCACAGCTCTGGCCCTGGGGAGGGTCTGGCCGCCCCCCTGGGCGAGGGCAAGCTGCTGGCCGGGCAGCGGCACAACTGTTCCGAGGCGCTGGTGGTGCTCTGCGTGGAGGTGGCCTTTCCCTACCGGCATATGTGGTGACCCCGGCACCAAGGCACCGGTGACCCCCCTGCCGCATGCCccacgcagccccccccccgcatcctGCGGGGATGGGGATACAGCCCCGGGAGCCTCGTGGGCAGCACCGGCGGGGAGAACTGCGGCATTGGAGCGAGACCACTGAGAGGACACCAACCCCGTGGCCGGGTTGTGCCGTACTCGTCCCCGGCTGTGCTGTCCCTGCAGATCCCCGTGCCGCGGGGCGGCAGGGTGATGCCAGGCTGTGCCCGGCCACCTCCCTGCACGTCCAGCGAAGCGAATGCTGTCACTGCCCCAGAAATAAAGACGCAAAAAAGTCGGTGTTTTGGATGACACCCAGCGCTCTGTtatggggccggggggggggggcctgccCAGGACATtgcctgctggctgcagtgAGGGGcatggcaggggcagggggggggcaCACTGCAGCCAGCCCGGGGAATGGGGAAAGGCTCTGGAGCCACGCGTGGGCTTCAGCCCCGTTGGGATCAGCACAAACAGGGGGACAGGGTGGAGGGAACACCACTGCGGGGGGGGTGAAGTCACAGGGTTCCATTTCCAGTGATGTCAGGGTTGCCGGGCCCCGCGTCAACAGAGCAGCCTCTCCCAGAGCGCAGGCAGGAGGGTTCGCCTCTCCCGGCTTGCGGGCAGCGCGGTTTGCCCCTCCGGGAGTGCCAGCAGCGGACGGAGGCACCATGCACAAGAAGCGGGCACCATCACCCTCCCTGCAGAGGAGCGGGCAGGCAAGGGtgcgcaggcagggctggggcggggggttCGGGCAGCAGCCGAGAGGTTTGGGTCTCTGCCTGCACGG
Proteins encoded in this window:
- the LOC115344763 gene encoding collagen alpha-1(XVIII) chain-like: MRCGQGTNRETVQPVRKVTFTVRDTRSQPGPLRHCRPQRPGQPGPEGPPGPKGEKGDRGSPGERGQPGFPGERGKSGSSGQPGHQGPRGPPGPPGPPGPPGPPGAWGARSPPVPAALPEGLGNEPGLPGPPGYPGHEGPPGVPGREGQPGPPGLQGAVGPPGFPGAEGPPGSPGSAGPDGPPGAPGLPGPQGPPGVPGHEGPPGPAGPASLPGKPGLRGEPGFPGLKGEKGERGLPGMPGSPGRTGETGSPGMPGPMGPPGPPGDYRCDSRHAGHRGSAGPPGPKGEKGDPGERGCCYGEHGCKPGHLPFPSTGSQSGSWVPISGYQTGGKEEPEIYGAIIPHGLRGPPGNPGPPGPPGPPGAPGLLYLNRIYPIRAPPPCKQPAAADAGWAADADIPQTEPPDPHADLRVRPGCGRGQAPQAVQLPHAPRLGREPLHPSQRQTWVFRSKELMLKSGSAVPEGSLVYVREGSSAYLRTPTGWSRLLLEDSESLFVGDDPSASTPRYQEAKQVKTRGPDVGLPALAPTDSLVQKEEGQGLPQILPTTIAPRIPSLRLAALNVPLAGDMSGIRGADLQCYRQSQEARLYGTFRAFLSAPAQDLVSIVKRTDRTLPVVNTKGQLLAKSWSSLFEGQAGAAPRGPIYSFNGRNVLMDPLWPQRLAWHGSTQRGGQARKRDCQGWHSSGPGEGLAAPLGEGKLLAGQRHNCSEALVVLCVEVAFPYRHMW